In the genome of Porphyrobacter sp. ULC335, one region contains:
- a CDS encoding inositol-3-phosphate synthase has product METIKVAVVGVGNCASSLVQGASYYGSSGSTRGLIRSFIGGYGAQDVEFVLGIDIDARKVDRELAEAIFAEPNNTTVFHRDVKRTGAKVMRGRVLDGVAAHMIGAGPRGFVVADGPDATHDDVVEALRSSGAQILLNFLPVGSQKATEFYMECALAAGVGVVNCMPVFIASNPEWEARFRERRLPIIGDDIKAQVGATIVHRTLSSLFTDRGVTIERTYQLNTGGNTDFMNMLDRQRLSSKKTSKTEAVQAVLAQRLAEENILIGPSEYVPWQKDNKLCFLRIEGTQWGDVPLNLELRLSVEDSPNAAACVMDAIRFCKTAMDRGESGVLTVPSAYYCKHPPQQISEQVANHLLETYLAEDAIAAE; this is encoded by the coding sequence ATGGAAACGATCAAAGTCGCAGTGGTCGGGGTGGGCAATTGCGCCAGCTCTTTGGTGCAAGGAGCGTCGTATTATGGAAGCTCCGGCTCCACACGCGGCCTGATCCGGTCCTTTATTGGCGGATATGGAGCCCAGGACGTCGAGTTCGTGCTGGGCATCGATATCGACGCACGCAAGGTTGACCGCGAGCTCGCCGAGGCCATCTTCGCAGAGCCCAACAACACCACCGTGTTTCATCGGGATGTGAAGCGCACCGGCGCTAAGGTGATGCGCGGTCGCGTGCTTGACGGGGTGGCCGCGCACATGATCGGTGCGGGGCCACGTGGCTTCGTCGTCGCCGATGGACCCGACGCCACGCATGATGACGTTGTCGAAGCGTTGCGCAGCTCGGGCGCGCAGATCCTGCTAAACTTCCTGCCGGTAGGTTCGCAGAAGGCGACCGAATTCTACATGGAATGTGCGCTGGCGGCAGGCGTCGGCGTCGTGAACTGCATGCCGGTTTTCATTGCCAGCAACCCCGAATGGGAAGCACGGTTCCGCGAGCGCCGTCTGCCGATCATCGGTGACGACATCAAGGCGCAGGTGGGTGCGACCATCGTACACCGCACCTTGTCGAGCCTGTTCACCGATCGCGGCGTTACCATCGAGCGAACCTACCAGCTCAACACGGGCGGCAACACAGACTTCATGAACATGCTCGACCGCCAACGGCTGAGCAGCAAGAAAACGTCCAAGACCGAAGCGGTGCAGGCCGTGCTGGCCCAGCGGCTGGCGGAAGAGAATATTCTGATCGGCCCATCCGAATACGTGCCCTGGCAGAAGGACAACAAGCTGTGCTTCCTGCGGATCGAGGGAACGCAATGGGGTGATGTGCCCCTCAACCTCGAACTCCGGCTTTCTGTCGAGGACAGCCCCAATGCAGCGGCCTGCGTGATGGATGCAATCCGGTTCTGCAAGACCGCGATGGACCGCGGCGAGAGCGGCGTTCTGACGGTGCCTTCGGCCTATTACTGCAAACACCCTCCGCAGCAGATCAGCGAGCAGGTCGCCAACCACTTGCTGGAAACGTACCTCGCCGAGGACGCGATCGCTGCCGAATAG
- a CDS encoding NTP transferase domain-containing protein produces MDALIIAAGMGSRLRAVSESKPLAPVLGLPLIEISVRQAARAGARRAVVVTGYRAQAIELALPAIARRVGIPVVPQRIENWLLPNGYSVVAGASVIEGDYLLLMADHIFSDSILRGLVAQGAPENGVTLATDRRTNGPLIDPEDATWVDLDDKGLIRTIGKDIASFCAVDCGAFLATPALSAAIIGAIADGRPGSLSDGMQRLADQGRAASMDIGNSWWIDVDDPRAHALAQAEVAMHLPHLLDPVPSEERLAG; encoded by the coding sequence ATGGACGCACTGATCATCGCTGCCGGGATGGGCAGCAGGCTTCGGGCTGTTTCCGAGTCAAAGCCGCTCGCACCGGTGCTCGGTCTGCCGCTGATTGAAATCAGCGTCAGGCAGGCCGCACGTGCGGGTGCGCGCCGTGCTGTCGTGGTTACAGGCTATCGCGCACAAGCGATCGAGCTTGCACTGCCTGCGATCGCCCGCAGGGTCGGTATTCCGGTGGTCCCGCAGCGGATCGAAAACTGGCTGCTGCCCAACGGCTACTCGGTGGTGGCAGGCGCCTCGGTGATCGAGGGTGACTATCTGCTGCTGATGGCGGATCACATCTTCTCGGATTCGATCCTCCGCGGTCTGGTCGCGCAGGGTGCGCCCGAGAATGGCGTCACGCTGGCAACAGACCGGCGGACGAATGGCCCACTGATCGATCCCGAGGATGCGACATGGGTCGACCTCGACGACAAGGGTTTGATCAGGACTATCGGCAAGGACATTGCCTCCTTCTGCGCCGTCGACTGCGGCGCCTTTCTGGCCACCCCGGCGCTTTCGGCCGCAATAATCGGGGCTATTGCTGATGGTCGCCCCGGCTCCTTGTCCGACGGCATGCAGCGGCTCGCCGATCAAGGCCGCGCCGCCAGCATGGATATCGGCAATAGCTGGTGGATCGATGTCGACGATCCACGCGCGCACGCGCTGGCGCAAGCCGAGGTCGCCATGCATCTGCCGCATCTCCTCGATCCCGTGCCATCCGAAGAAAGGCTGGCGGGATGA